In Sus scrofa isolate TJ Tabasco breed Duroc chromosome 11, Sscrofa11.1, whole genome shotgun sequence, the following proteins share a genomic window:
- the LOC110255781 gene encoding uncharacterized protein LOC110255781: MAGEAEQREWSLATISWTPHSWPLLLRSNGGGWWLGAPLSEPNGEIKPFGGYHFLTPRKLLGAKHTPHTWQNQGLGGGSRQHLGSPQLHPDPEPGERRRARTGSGPPLPPPRQSGKAMRMLCAWRGDSPKNTSSLKRGPSLLGIEPGCPAVSEITPAASQGVSIVTRAFGPQVAPMGPGNSSHNSLLRDREAGSETGSCDSNNQEDCVPKNFCPRLRRTLCVRRLWEISKFRPLSNSKLNT, translated from the exons ATGGCGGGGGAGGCCGAACAGAGAG AATGGTCTCTAGCTACCATCTCCTGGACCCCTCATTCCTGGCCTCTTCTGCTCAGAAGTAACGGTGGTGGCTGGTGGCTGGGAGCTCCCCTGTCGGAACCAAATGGTGAGATCAAGCCCTTTGGGGGGTATCACTTCCTCACCCCTCGAAAG CTGCTGGGTGCCAAGCACACGCCCCACACATGGCAGAaccaggggctgggtggggggtcCCGCCAGCACCTGGGATCGCCACAGTTGCATCCAGACCCTGAGCCTGGAGAGAGGAGGCGGGCGAGAACCGGATCCGGCCCCCCTCTGCCTCCACCCCGACAAAGCGGCAAAGCGATGAGGATGCTGTGTGCGTGGCGAGGAGACAGCCCTAAAAACACGTCGTCTCTGAAGCGTGGCCCTTCCCTGCTCGGAATAGAGCCCGGCTGTCCTGCCGTGTCTGAAATAACACCAGCAGCCAGCCAAGGCGTGTCCATTGTCACACGAGCCTTTGGACCGCAGGTGGCCCCCATGGGCCCCGGTAATTCAAGTCACAACAGCCTCTTGCgtgacagggaggcagggagtgAAACTGGTAGTTGTGATTCCAACAACCAGGAAGATTGTGTTCCTAAGAATTTCTGCCCGCGGCTGCGGAGGACTCTTTGTGTGCGGCGCCTATGGGAGATCTCGAAATTTAGGCCGCTATCAAATTCCAAATTAAACACCTAG